Proteins encoded within one genomic window of Gammaproteobacteria bacterium:
- the cpdA gene encoding 3',5'-cyclic-AMP phosphodiesterase, protein MAHPALRILHITDTHLFAEADGRLRGVDTCSSLQAVLEAATSGPWPADAILASGDLSQDESAGAYQRFRGMLAPLGVPVWCLPGNHDAPARLADALAGPPFQVGGAVVAGSWAILLLDSCIPGEHGGRLSRAQLAWLADALEEHRQRHVLIALHHHVLPLQSRWLDELGLANAAELLAIIDRAPQLRAVVAGHVHQASDIDRAGVHFLTTPSTCFQFLPEAATFAVDRRPPGYRWLELHADGRLDTTVAWIEPPQ, encoded by the coding sequence GTGGCCCACCCGGCGCTCAGAATCCTGCACATCACCGACACCCACCTGTTCGCCGAGGCGGACGGGCGGTTGCGCGGCGTGGACACCTGCAGCAGCCTGCAGGCCGTGCTGGAGGCCGCCACCTCCGGCCCCTGGCCCGCGGACGCCATCCTCGCCAGCGGTGACCTGAGCCAGGACGAGAGCGCCGGCGCCTACCAGCGGTTCCGCGGGATGCTGGCGCCGCTCGGCGTTCCCGTCTGGTGCCTGCCCGGCAACCACGATGCACCGGCACGTCTGGCCGACGCACTCGCCGGCCCGCCCTTCCAGGTCGGCGGCGCCGTGGTCGCGGGCAGCTGGGCCATCCTGCTGCTCGACAGCTGCATCCCGGGCGAGCACGGCGGCCGGCTCTCACGCGCACAACTCGCCTGGCTCGCCGACGCGCTCGAAGAGCACCGCCAGCGCCACGTCCTGATCGCCCTGCACCACCACGTGTTGCCGCTGCAGAGCCGCTGGCTGGACGAGCTGGGGCTGGCCAACGCCGCCGAGCTGCTGGCGATCATCGACCGCGCGCCGCAGCTGCGGGCCGTGGTGGCCGGCCATGTGCACCAGGCCTCCGACATCGATCGCGCCGGCGTGCATTTCCTCACCACGCCCTCGACCTGCTTCCAGTTCCTGCCGGAGGCCGCCACCTTCGCCGTGGACAGGCGCCCTCCCGGCTACCGATGGCTGGAGCTGCATGCGGACGGACGCCTCGACACCACGGTGGCCTGGATCGAGCCACCGCAGTAG
- a CDS encoding adenosylhomocysteinase, producing MSSKPAVALQADHKVADIGLAEWGRKEIRIAETEMPGLMAVREEYRAAKPLKGARIAGCLHMTIQTAVLIETLVELGAQIRWSSCNIFSTQDHAASAIAAAGIPVFAWKGETEEEYWWCVEQTILGPDGWRPNMILDDGGDLTAIMHDKYPELMKQVRGISEETTTGVKRLYDMAKAGTLACPAINVNDSVTKSKFDNLYGCRESLVDGIKRATDVMIAGKIAVIAGYGDVGKGCAQSLRGLGATVWVTEIDPINALQAAMEGYRVVTMDQAAGKADIFVTATGNFHVITHEHLKQMKDQAIVCNIGHFDSEIDVASLRKYKWENIKPQVDHIIFPDGRRLILLAEGRLVNLGCATGHPSFVMSNSFTNQVLAQIDLWNSASKYERKVYVLPKHLDEKVARLHLKKIGAALTTLTQAQADYIGVPLEGPYKPEHYRY from the coding sequence ATGAGCAGCAAGCCCGCAGTAGCCCTCCAGGCCGACCACAAGGTCGCCGACATCGGACTCGCCGAATGGGGCCGCAAGGAAATCCGCATCGCCGAGACGGAGATGCCGGGCCTGATGGCGGTGCGCGAGGAGTACCGGGCCGCGAAGCCGCTGAAGGGTGCGCGCATCGCCGGCTGCCTGCACATGACCATCCAGACGGCGGTGCTGATCGAGACACTGGTGGAGCTCGGCGCGCAGATCCGCTGGTCCTCGTGCAACATCTTTTCCACGCAGGACCACGCCGCCTCCGCCATCGCAGCCGCCGGCATCCCCGTGTTTGCCTGGAAGGGCGAGACCGAGGAGGAGTACTGGTGGTGCGTGGAACAGACCATCCTCGGGCCAGACGGCTGGCGCCCCAACATGATCCTCGACGATGGCGGCGACCTCACCGCCATCATGCACGACAAGTATCCCGAGCTCATGAAGCAGGTGCGCGGCATCTCCGAGGAAACCACCACCGGCGTGAAGCGCCTCTACGACATGGCGAAGGCCGGCACGCTGGCCTGCCCCGCCATCAACGTCAACGACTCGGTGACCAAGAGCAAGTTCGACAACCTCTACGGCTGCCGCGAGTCGCTGGTGGACGGCATCAAGCGTGCCACCGACGTGATGATCGCCGGCAAGATCGCCGTGATCGCCGGCTATGGCGATGTCGGCAAGGGTTGCGCGCAGTCGCTGCGCGGGCTGGGCGCCACGGTGTGGGTCACCGAGATCGACCCGATCAATGCCCTGCAGGCGGCGATGGAAGGCTACCGCGTGGTCACCATGGACCAGGCCGCCGGCAAGGCGGACATCTTCGTCACCGCCACCGGCAACTTCCATGTCATCACGCACGAACACCTGAAGCAGATGAAGGACCAGGCGATCGTCTGCAACATCGGCCACTTCGACAGCGAGATCGACGTCGCCTCTCTGCGCAAGTACAAGTGGGAGAACATCAAGCCGCAGGTCGACCACATCATCTTCCCGGACGGGCGTCGCCTCATCCTGCTGGCCGAGGGTCGCCTGGTGAACCTCGGCTGTGCCACCGGCCACCCTTCGTTCGTGATGTCGAACTCCTTCACCAACCAGGTGCTGGCGCAGATCGACCTGTGGAACAGCGCCTCGAAGTACGAGCGCAAGGTCTACGTGCTGCCCAAGCACCTGGACGAGAAGGTGGCGCGGCTGCACCTGAAGAAGATCGGCGCCGCGCTCACCACGCTGACCCAGGCCCAGGCCGACTACATCGGCGTGCCGCTGGAAGGTCCGTACAAGCCCGAGCATTACCGCTACTGA
- a CDS encoding methionine adenosyltransferase has product MPSSSLFTSESVSEGHPDKMADQISDAVLDAIIKQDPAARVACETLVKTGFVLVAGEITTSAWVDLEPLVREVVCDIGYDHSDLGFDGNACAVLNAIGKQSGDIAQGVDRKDPRKQGAGDQGMMFGYATNETEVLMPAPITLAHRLVKKQSEVRRKGKPGWLRPDAKSQVTMRYEDGRPVAIDAVVLSTQHSPEVSQKTLREAVMDLIIKPVLPKKLVHKGTKFHINPTGRFVIGGPTGDCGLTGRKIIVDTYGGMARHGGGAFSGKDPTKVDRSAAYAARYVAKNIVAAGIAARCEVQLSYAIGVAEPTSVAVETFGTSAIPAERVTALVRRHFDLTPYGIREMLDLHRPIYRATAAYGHFGRDDAKFPWERTDKAAALHEAAGIRR; this is encoded by the coding sequence ATGCCCAGCAGCAGCCTGTTCACCTCGGAGTCGGTATCCGAGGGCCACCCGGACAAGATGGCGGACCAGATCTCGGACGCCGTGCTCGACGCCATCATCAAGCAGGATCCGGCGGCCCGCGTCGCCTGCGAAACGCTGGTGAAGACGGGCTTCGTGCTGGTGGCCGGCGAGATCACCACCTCGGCCTGGGTGGACCTCGAGCCGCTGGTGCGCGAGGTGGTCTGCGACATCGGCTACGACCACTCCGATCTCGGCTTCGACGGCAATGCCTGCGCGGTGCTCAATGCCATCGGCAAGCAGTCGGGCGACATCGCCCAGGGCGTGGACCGCAAGGACCCCCGCAAGCAGGGCGCCGGTGACCAGGGCATGATGTTCGGCTACGCCACCAACGAGACCGAGGTGCTGATGCCGGCACCCATCACCCTGGCCCACCGCCTGGTGAAGAAGCAGTCCGAGGTGCGCAGGAAGGGCAAGCCCGGCTGGCTGCGGCCCGATGCCAAGAGCCAGGTGACCATGCGCTACGAGGACGGCAGGCCCGTGGCCATCGACGCCGTGGTGCTCTCGACCCAGCATTCGCCGGAAGTCAGCCAGAAGACGCTGCGCGAGGCGGTGATGGACCTCATCATCAAGCCGGTGCTGCCGAAGAAGCTCGTCCACAAGGGCACGAAGTTCCACATCAACCCGACCGGCCGCTTCGTCATCGGCGGGCCCACGGGTGACTGCGGGCTCACCGGCCGCAAGATCATCGTCGACACCTACGGTGGCATGGCCCGCCATGGCGGCGGCGCCTTTTCCGGCAAGGACCCCACCAAGGTCGACCGTTCCGCGGCCTACGCGGCGCGCTACGTCGCCAAGAACATCGTCGCCGCCGGCATCGCCGCGCGCTGCGAGGTGCAGCTGTCGTATGCCATCGGCGTGGCCGAGCCCACCTCGGTGGCGGTGGAGACCTTCGGCACCAGCGCGATCCCCGCCGAGCGCGTCACCGCACTGGTACGCCGGCACTTCGACCTGACGCCATACGGCATCCGCGAGATGCTCGATCTGCACCGGCCGATCTACCGGGCCACCGCAGCCTACGGCCACTTCGGCCGCGACGACGCGAAGTTCCCCTGGGAGCGCACCGACAAGGCCGCCGCGCTGCACGAGGCGGCCGGCATCCGCCGCTGA
- a CDS encoding TIGR00645 family protein — MPTHKLKPLPSLIFFSRWLQLPLYLGLILAQGVYVYLFLKELWHLIHDAESLSEQGIMLIVLGLIDVVMISNLLVMVIVGGYETFVSRLRLQGHPDQPEWLSHVNASVLKVKLAMAIIGISSIHLLKTFIEAGQLGLPPCQPGVPATTTSCSRASHLGVMWQTIIHCTFILSALGVAWTDRVMTGNTEKRQHAA; from the coding sequence ATGCCGACGCACAAGCTCAAGCCCCTGCCCAGCCTCATCTTCTTCTCGCGATGGCTGCAGCTTCCGCTTTATCTGGGCCTGATCCTCGCCCAGGGGGTGTACGTCTACCTGTTCCTCAAGGAACTGTGGCACCTGATCCACGATGCCGAGTCGCTCAGCGAGCAGGGCATCATGCTGATCGTGCTCGGCCTGATCGACGTGGTAATGATCTCCAACCTGCTGGTCATGGTCATCGTCGGCGGCTACGAGACCTTCGTTTCCCGGCTGCGCCTCCAGGGCCATCCGGACCAGCCCGAGTGGCTGAGCCACGTGAACGCCAGCGTGCTCAAGGTGAAGCTGGCCATGGCGATCATCGGCATCTCCTCCATCCACCTGCTGAAGACCTTCATCGAGGCGGGCCAGCTCGGGCTGCCGCCATGCCAGCCGGGTGTGCCGGCCACCACGACCTCTTGCAGCCGGGCCAGCCACCTGGGCGTGATGTGGCAGACCATCATCCACTGCACCTTCATCCTCTCGGCGCTGGGGGTGGCCTGGACGGACCGGGTGATGACAGGCAATACCGAGAAGCGCCAGCACGCCGCCTGA
- the tkt gene encoding transketolase translates to MSTTNDKTGASGRRDLANAIRALAMDAVQQANSGHPGMPMGMADIAEVLWNDFLRHNPGNPGWANRDRFVLSNGHGSMLLYAVLHLTGYPLSMDDLRHFRQLGSPTAGHPERSPAHGIETTTGPLGQGLANAVGMALAEKVLAAHFNQPGFPVVDHHTYVFLGDGCLMEGISHEACSLAGTLKLGKLICFYDHNGISIDGHVDGWFADDTAARFRAYGWQVIPDVDGHDPQAIRAAVIAARQNTEAPTLICCRTIIGFGAPNLQGTEATHGSPLGAAEVAAARERLGWTSPPFVIPDAIRAGWDARGRGERQEAGWRALFGRYAAEHPELAREFERRMRGELPDGWAATAADALARAAADTAAKATRKASLEVLNVLGPALPELIGGSADLTGSNLTLHVASVPITAQSAAGNYIHYGVREFGMSAMLNGLNLHGGFIAYGGTFLVFSDYARNALRMAALMKVGSIFVLTHDSIGLGEDGPTHQPVEHVASLQLIPNMRVWRPCDTAETAVAWRDAVERRDGPSSLVLSRQNLPAQARSAGQLDAIRRGGYVLMDAANPDIILMASGSEVALAMAAAAQLAASGCRARVVSMPCAPLFAAQDAAWQEAVLPAAVTRRIAIEAGVTDLWYRFVGPAGRVIGMHGFGESAPAKALFEHFGLTADHIVRLARELGAVTAASGK, encoded by the coding sequence ATGAGCACCACGAACGACAAGACCGGCGCCTCCGGGCGCCGTGACCTCGCCAACGCCATCCGCGCGCTGGCCATGGATGCCGTGCAGCAGGCCAATTCGGGCCATCCGGGCATGCCCATGGGCATGGCGGACATCGCCGAGGTGCTGTGGAACGACTTCCTGCGCCACAACCCCGGCAACCCCGGCTGGGCCAACCGCGACCGCTTCGTGCTCTCCAACGGGCACGGCTCGATGCTGCTGTACGCCGTCCTGCACCTGACGGGCTATCCGCTGTCGATGGACGACTTGCGCCACTTCCGCCAGCTGGGTTCGCCGACCGCCGGGCACCCCGAGCGCAGTCCTGCGCATGGCATCGAGACCACCACCGGCCCGCTGGGACAGGGCCTGGCCAACGCGGTGGGCATGGCGCTGGCCGAGAAGGTGCTCGCCGCGCACTTCAACCAGCCCGGCTTTCCGGTGGTCGACCACCATACCTACGTGTTCCTCGGCGATGGTTGCCTGATGGAAGGCATCTCGCACGAGGCCTGCTCGCTCGCCGGCACGCTCAAGCTCGGCAAGCTGATCTGCTTCTACGACCACAACGGCATATCCATCGACGGCCACGTCGATGGCTGGTTCGCCGACGACACCGCGGCGCGTTTCCGCGCCTACGGCTGGCAGGTCATCCCCGATGTCGACGGTCATGACCCGCAGGCCATCCGCGCCGCAGTCATCGCCGCACGGCAGAACACCGAGGCACCGACCCTGATCTGCTGTCGCACGATCATCGGCTTCGGCGCACCCAACCTGCAGGGCACCGAGGCCACCCACGGCAGCCCGCTGGGTGCGGCCGAGGTGGCCGCCGCGCGCGAGCGCCTGGGCTGGACCTCACCGCCCTTCGTCATCCCGGACGCCATCCGCGCCGGCTGGGATGCCCGTGGCCGCGGCGAACGCCAGGAGGCGGGGTGGCGCGCGCTGTTCGGCCGCTATGCGGCCGAGCACCCGGAGCTGGCCCGCGAGTTCGAGCGGCGCATGCGCGGGGAACTACCCGACGGCTGGGCGGCAACCGCCGCCGATGCCCTGGCGCGCGCCGCAGCCGACACGGCCGCCAAGGCCACCCGCAAGGCCTCTCTCGAGGTGCTCAACGTGCTCGGCCCCGCATTGCCCGAGCTCATCGGCGGCTCGGCGGACCTCACCGGCTCGAACCTGACGCTGCACGTCGCCTCGGTGCCCATCACGGCGCAAAGCGCGGCGGGCAACTACATCCACTACGGCGTGCGCGAGTTCGGCATGAGCGCCATGCTCAACGGGCTGAACCTGCACGGCGGCTTCATCGCCTACGGCGGCACCTTCCTCGTGTTCTCCGACTATGCGCGCAACGCGCTGCGCATGGCGGCGCTGATGAAGGTCGGCAGCATCTTCGTGCTGACGCATGACTCCATCGGCCTCGGCGAGGACGGCCCGACCCACCAGCCGGTGGAACATGTCGCCAGCCTGCAGCTGATACCGAACATGCGCGTATGGCGTCCCTGCGATACCGCCGAGACGGCGGTGGCCTGGCGCGATGCGGTGGAGCGGCGCGACGGGCCGAGCAGCCTGGTGCTCAGCCGGCAGAACCTGCCGGCGCAGGCGCGAAGCGCCGGGCAGCTGGATGCCATCCGGCGTGGTGGCTACGTATTAATGGATGCGGCAAACCCTGACATCATCCTCATGGCCTCGGGTTCCGAGGTGGCGCTGGCAATGGCGGCGGCCGCGCAGCTCGCGGCCTCCGGCTGCCGGGCGCGGGTGGTGTCGATGCCCTGTGCGCCGCTGTTCGCGGCCCAGGACGCCGCCTGGCAGGAGGCCGTGCTGCCGGCCGCGGTGACGCGACGGATCGCCATCGAGGCCGGCGTCACCGACCTCTGGTACCGCTTCGTCGGGCCCGCCGGGCGGGTGATCGGCATGCATGGCTTCGGCGAGTCGGCGCCGGCGAAGGCGCTGTTCGAACATTTCGGCCTGACGGCCGACCACATCGTGCGGCTGGCCCGGGAACTGGGCGCCGTCACGGCAGCATCTGGCAAGTGA
- the gap gene encoding type I glyceraldehyde-3-phosphate dehydrogenase has protein sequence MAVKVAINGYGRIGRNVLRALYESGRNREISIVAVNDLGDSKTNAHLTRHDTAHGRFPGTVAVDGDHMVVNGDRIRVLAMRNPAELPWKDLGVDVVLECTGLFTSKEKASAHLKGGAKKVIISAPGGKDVDATIVYGVNHQKLKASDTVISNASCTTNCLAPLVQPLHDKLGVLHGLMTTIHAYTNDQVLTDVYHEDLRRARSATQSMIPTKTGAAAAVGLVLPELNGKLDGFAMRVPTINVSVVDLTFTAARPTSVDEVNGILRAASEGGLKGILGYNTEPLVSIDFNHDPRSSIFDATQTRVIGGTLVKVLAWYDNEWGFSNRMLDTTLALVNAR, from the coding sequence ATGGCAGTCAAAGTCGCGATCAACGGATATGGCCGCATTGGCCGCAACGTCCTCCGGGCCCTGTACGAGTCGGGTCGCAACCGCGAGATCAGCATCGTCGCCGTCAACGATCTCGGCGACTCGAAGACCAATGCCCACCTGACCCGCCACGACACCGCCCATGGCCGCTTCCCGGGCACGGTTGCCGTGGATGGCGACCACATGGTCGTCAACGGCGACCGCATCCGCGTGCTGGCCATGCGCAACCCGGCCGAGCTTCCCTGGAAGGATCTCGGCGTCGACGTGGTGCTCGAGTGTACGGGGCTGTTCACCAGCAAGGAAAAGGCCTCGGCCCACCTCAAGGGCGGGGCGAAGAAGGTGATCATCTCCGCGCCGGGCGGCAAGGACGTGGACGCCACCATCGTCTACGGCGTGAACCACCAGAAGCTCAAGGCCTCCGATACGGTCATCTCCAACGCTTCCTGCACCACCAACTGCCTGGCGCCGCTGGTCCAGCCGCTGCACGACAAGCTGGGCGTGCTCCATGGCCTGATGACCACCATCCACGCCTACACCAACGACCAGGTCCTCACCGATGTCTACCACGAGGACCTGCGCCGTGCCCGTTCGGCCACCCAGTCGATGATCCCCACCAAGACCGGCGCCGCCGCGGCGGTGGGTCTGGTGCTGCCGGAGCTCAACGGCAAGCTCGACGGCTTCGCCATGCGCGTGCCGACCATCAATGTCTCGGTGGTCGACCTGACCTTCACCGCCGCCAGGCCGACCAGCGTCGACGAGGTCAACGGCATCCTCAGGGCCGCCTCGGAGGGCGGGCTCAAGGGCATCCTCGGCTACAACACCGAGCCGCTGGTCTCCATCGATTTCAACCACGACCCCCGCAGCTCCATCTTCGATGCCACCCAGACCCGCGTCATCGGCGGCACGCTGGTGAAGGTGCTGGCCTGGTACGACAACGAGTGGGGCTTCTCCAACCGCATGCTCGACACCACGCTGGCGCTGGTCAACGCACGCTGA
- a CDS encoding phosphoglycerate kinase produces MHVLKMSEQDLAGKRVLIRADLNVPVRDGRVTSDARIVATLPTVKQALQKGAAIILLSHLGRPTEGQYAEEFSLKPVADHLGGLLGREVRLLRDWLDGVDVKPGEVVLCENVRFNKGEKKDNEDLARRMAALCDVFVMDAFGTAHRAEASTHGVARFARIACAGPLLVAELEALGKALREPKRPVVAIVGGSKVSTKLSVLENLVTRVDTLIVGGGIANTFIAAAGHAVGKSLHEAELVAEARRLALPGPGRARIPLPTDVVVASEFSESAQAVSRPVSGVQPGEMILDIGPATAAAYAAIVGDAGTIVWNGPVGVFEIEQFGAGTRQLAAAVAASPAFSIAGGGDTLAALDKYGLTSRISYVSTGGGAFLEFLEGKTLPAVAILEERARG; encoded by the coding sequence ATGCACGTGCTGAAGATGTCGGAACAGGACCTGGCGGGCAAGCGGGTCCTGATCCGCGCCGACCTGAACGTGCCCGTCAGGGACGGTCGTGTCACCAGCGATGCGCGCATCGTCGCCACGCTTCCCACCGTGAAGCAGGCGCTGCAGAAGGGCGCCGCGATCATCCTGCTCTCGCACCTCGGGCGGCCCACCGAGGGCCAGTACGCCGAGGAGTTCTCGCTGAAGCCGGTGGCGGACCATCTCGGCGGGCTGCTGGGGCGCGAGGTGCGGCTGCTGCGCGACTGGCTCGATGGCGTGGACGTGAAGCCCGGTGAAGTCGTGCTTTGCGAGAACGTGCGCTTCAACAAGGGCGAGAAAAAGGACAACGAGGATCTGGCGCGCCGCATGGCCGCGCTCTGCGATGTCTTCGTCATGGATGCCTTCGGCACGGCGCACCGCGCCGAGGCCAGCACCCACGGTGTCGCGCGCTTCGCCCGCATCGCCTGCGCCGGCCCGCTGCTGGTGGCCGAGCTGGAGGCGCTGGGCAAGGCGCTGCGGGAGCCGAAGCGGCCGGTGGTTGCCATCGTCGGCGGCTCGAAGGTCTCCACCAAGCTCTCCGTGCTGGAGAATCTCGTCACCCGCGTCGACACGCTGATCGTCGGCGGTGGCATCGCCAACACCTTCATCGCCGCCGCCGGCCATGCCGTCGGCAAGTCGCTGCACGAGGCCGAGCTCGTCGCCGAGGCGCGCCGGCTCGCGCTGCCGGGCCCCGGCCGGGCGCGCATCCCGCTGCCCACCGACGTGGTGGTGGCGAGCGAATTCAGCGAGTCGGCGCAGGCCGTCAGCCGCCCGGTGTCCGGCGTGCAGCCCGGCGAGATGATCCTCGACATCGGCCCGGCCACGGCAGCCGCCTATGCGGCCATCGTCGGGGATGCCGGCACCATCGTCTGGAACGGGCCGGTGGGCGTGTTCGAGATCGAGCAGTTCGGCGCCGGCACGCGCCAGCTTGCCGCGGCCGTGGCGGCCAGCCCGGCCTTCAGCATCGCCGGCGGCGGCGACACGCTTGCCGCGCTCGACAAATATGGCCTCACCAGCCGCATTTCCTACGTATCCACCGGCGGTGGCGCCTTCCTCGAGTTCCTCGAGGGCAAGACGCTGCCCGCCGTGGCCATCCTCGAAGAGCGCGCCCGCGGCTGA
- the pyk gene encoding pyruvate kinase — translation MRRTKIIATLGPATDKPGVLAELIAAGADVVRINCSHGSWEDRTRQIGQVRELSAAAGKHVAILGDLQGPKIRIHRFRDGPVTLKEGQGFVLDTAMDPQAGDAGGVGVAYDRLPQDVVRGDVLLLDDGQIVLGVDKVDGSRVCCTVTAGGVLSDNKGINRQGGGLSAPALTPKDKEDIRQAAAAGIDWLAVSFVRGADDMHEARELLRRAGGSGHLIAKIERAEAVANLESIIDASDAVMVARGDLGVEMGYAGLTGLQKKILRMTRGRHKVAITATQMMESMVHQRMPTRAEVSDVANAVIDGTDAVMLSAESAVGEFPVRAVAAMAEVCVGAETYQFSGGRPRDRADDQFEAVDEAIAMAVMYSANHLRPQAIMALTESGSTPLWMSRVRTDIPIFAFTRHETTRRRVQLYRGVYPVAFDITHSDPALVNEEVISTLRAMGHVEEGDLVIITKGDFTGVSGGTNGMKILRVGAR, via the coding sequence ATGCGCAGAACCAAGATCATCGCCACGCTCGGCCCGGCCACCGACAAGCCGGGTGTTCTTGCCGAGCTCATTGCCGCCGGCGCCGATGTCGTGCGCATCAATTGCTCCCACGGCAGCTGGGAGGACCGCACGCGGCAGATCGGCCAGGTCCGCGAGCTGTCGGCTGCGGCGGGGAAGCACGTGGCGATCCTCGGTGACCTGCAGGGCCCGAAGATCCGCATCCACCGCTTCCGTGATGGCCCGGTGACCCTCAAGGAGGGCCAGGGCTTCGTGCTCGACACCGCCATGGATCCGCAGGCGGGGGATGCCGGCGGCGTCGGCGTGGCCTACGACCGCCTGCCGCAGGATGTGGTGCGCGGTGACGTGCTGCTGCTCGATGACGGCCAGATCGTCCTCGGCGTCGACAAGGTCGATGGCAGCCGCGTGTGCTGCACCGTCACCGCCGGCGGCGTGCTGTCCGACAACAAGGGCATCAATCGCCAGGGAGGCGGCCTCTCGGCGCCGGCGCTGACGCCGAAGGACAAGGAGGACATCCGCCAGGCCGCCGCCGCCGGCATCGACTGGCTCGCGGTGTCCTTCGTGCGGGGTGCCGACGACATGCACGAGGCGCGCGAACTGCTGCGCCGGGCAGGTGGCAGCGGCCACCTGATCGCGAAGATCGAGCGCGCGGAGGCGGTGGCCAACCTCGAGAGCATCATCGACGCCTCGGACGCGGTGATGGTCGCCCGCGGCGACCTCGGGGTGGAGATGGGCTACGCCGGGCTCACGGGCCTGCAGAAGAAGATCCTGCGCATGACCCGCGGCCGCCACAAGGTGGCGATCACGGCGACCCAGATGATGGAATCCATGGTGCACCAGCGCATGCCGACCCGCGCCGAGGTGTCGGATGTGGCCAACGCGGTCATCGACGGTACCGACGCGGTCATGCTCTCGGCGGAGAGCGCGGTGGGCGAGTTCCCGGTGCGCGCGGTAGCGGCGATGGCGGAGGTCTGCGTCGGCGCCGAGACCTACCAGTTCTCCGGCGGGCGCCCGCGCGACCGCGCCGACGACCAGTTCGAGGCCGTGGACGAGGCCATTGCCATGGCCGTCATGTACTCCGCCAACCACCTGCGGCCCCAGGCCATCATGGCCCTGACCGAGTCGGGCAGCACACCGCTATGGATGTCGCGAGTACGCACCGACATCCCGATCTTCGCCTTCACGCGCCACGAGACCACGCGGCGGCGGGTGCAGCTGTACCGCGGTGTCTACCCGGTCGCTTTCGACATCACCCACTCCGATCCGGCGCTGGTCAACGAGGAAGTGATCTCGACGCTGCGCGCCATGGGCCATGTGGAGGAGGGTGACCTGGTGATCATCACCAAGGGTGATTTCACCGGCGTTTCCGGCGGCACCAACGGCATGAAGATCCTGCGGGTCGGCGCCCGGTGA
- a CDS encoding MFS transporter: MLGRVAQVEPAEAPAVVAAFLLFFCVLGGYFAVRPVRETVGTILGKERVADLYLVTWVASILIVPAYGWLCTRFRRSAFLPWIYGFVMLSLAAVGLAFSTQAGYLAFGEFFYVWISVLNLFIVSVFWSFLLELFDTGQTHRLFGVIAAGGTTGALLGPLMTDLTVAHIGNSGVLYMGAAFFAVAIFCQRRLLRIWAGAPVQHGAPARDERAMGGNPFAGFTLVLKSPYLLGIALFVVLLASVNTFLYFEQLRLVTETFPDIEERTRVFSRLDYIVQSLAVVSQLFITGRVASRLGVMVLLTVIPVAMVAGFTALALFNSFAVLAVVFVARRAGEYAFIRPAREMLFSRVDTESKYKAKNLIDVPVYRGGDALSAQVKGALEGGGLSAAGVALLGAGLAGAWALNGWWLGRRAERQAPPASG, translated from the coding sequence CTGCTGGGCCGGGTCGCGCAGGTGGAACCCGCGGAAGCGCCGGCGGTGGTGGCGGCGTTCCTGCTGTTCTTCTGCGTGCTCGGCGGCTATTTCGCGGTGCGCCCGGTGCGCGAGACCGTGGGGACGATCCTCGGCAAGGAACGGGTTGCGGACCTGTACCTGGTGACATGGGTCGCGTCCATCCTCATCGTGCCGGCCTATGGCTGGCTTTGCACGCGATTCCGGCGCTCGGCGTTCCTGCCCTGGATCTACGGCTTCGTCATGCTGTCGCTGGCGGCGGTCGGCCTGGCGTTCTCCACGCAGGCCGGCTACCTGGCCTTCGGCGAATTCTTCTATGTGTGGATCAGCGTGCTGAACCTGTTCATCGTCTCGGTGTTCTGGAGCTTCCTGCTTGAGCTGTTCGACACCGGCCAGACCCATCGCCTGTTCGGCGTGATTGCCGCCGGCGGCACCACCGGCGCGCTGCTGGGGCCGCTGATGACGGACCTGACGGTTGCGCACATCGGCAACTCGGGCGTGCTCTACATGGGCGCGGCATTCTTCGCCGTGGCCATCTTCTGCCAGCGCCGCCTGCTGCGCATCTGGGCGGGTGCCCCGGTGCAGCACGGCGCACCAGCGCGCGACGAGCGCGCCATGGGCGGCAATCCCTTCGCCGGGTTCACGCTGGTGCTGAAGTCGCCCTACCTGCTGGGTATCGCGCTGTTCGTGGTGCTGCTGGCCTCGGTGAACACCTTCCTGTACTTCGAGCAGCTGCGGCTGGTGACCGAGACCTTCCCCGACATCGAGGAGCGTACCCGGGTCTTCAGCCGCCTCGACTACATCGTGCAGTCGCTGGCCGTGGTCTCGCAGCTCTTCATCACCGGCCGGGTGGCCTCGCGCCTCGGCGTGATGGTCCTGCTGACGGTGATTCCGGTGGCGATGGTGGCCGGTTTCACCGCGCTGGCGCTGTTCAACAGCTTCGCGGTGCTGGCGGTGGTATTCGTGGCGCGGCGCGCCGGCGAATACGCCTTCATCCGCCCGGCGCGCGAGATGCTCTTCAGCCGCGTGGATACCGAGAGCAAGTACAAGGCCAAGAACCTGATCGACGTCCCCGTCTACCGTGGCGGGGATGCCCTGTCCGCGCAGGTCAAGGGCGCGCTGGAGGGCGGCGGGCTGTCCGCCGCGGGTGTGGCGCTGCTTGGCGCCGGGCTCGCCGGCGCCTGGGCCCTCAACGGCTGGTGGCTGGGGCGCCGCGCCGAGCGCCAGGCGCCACCGGCCTCAGGATGA